A DNA window from Etheostoma spectabile isolate EspeVRDwgs_2016 chromosome 22, UIUC_Espe_1.0, whole genome shotgun sequence contains the following coding sequences:
- the mc4r gene encoding melanocortin receptor 4 codes for MNTTDHHGLIQGFYNRSQTSGILPLNKDLSTEEKDSSAGCYEQLLISTEVFLTLGIISLLENILVVAAIVKNKNLHSPMYFFICSLAVADMLVSVSNASETIVIALINGGNLTIPVTLIKSMDNVFDSMICSSLLASICSLLAIAIDRYITIFYALRYHNIVTLRRAILVISSIWTCCIVSGILFIIYSESTTVLVCLITMFFTMLVLMASLYVHMFLLARLHMKRIAALPGNAPIHQRANMKGAITLTILLGVFVVCWAPFFLHLILMITCPRNPYCTCFMSHFNMYLILIMCNSVIDPIIYAFRSQEMRKTFKEIFCCSHALLCM; via the coding sequence ATGAACACCACAGATCACCATGGATTAATCCAAGGCTTCTATAACAGGAgccaaacctcaggcattttgCCACTTAACAAAGACTTATCAACCGAGGAGAAGGACTCGTCGGCAGGGTGCTACGAGCAGCTGCTGATTTCCACAGAGGTTTTTCTCACCCTGGGCATCATCAGCCTGCTGGAGAACATCCTGGTTGTTGCCGCTATCGTCAAAAACAAGAACCTTCACTCACCCATGTACTTTTTCATCTGTAGTCTAGCTGTAGCCGACATGCTTGTCAGTGTCTCCAACGCCTCAGAGACTATCGTCATAGCGCTCATCAATGGAGGCAACCTGACCATCCCCGTCACGTTGATCAAAAGCATGGACAATGTGTTTGACTCCATGATCTGTAGCTCTCTGTTAGCGTCCATCTGCAGCCTTCTGGCCATCGCCATTGATCGCTACATCACCATCTTCTACGCGCTGCGATACCACAACATTGTCACCCTGCGACGAGCAATTTTGGTCATCAGCAGCATCTGGACGTGCTGCATTGTGTCGGGCATCCTATTCATCATCTACTCAGAGAGCACCACTGTGCTCGTCTGCCTCATCACCATGTTCTTCACCATGCTGGTGCTCATGGCTTCGCTGTACGTCCACATGTTCCTGCTGGCCCGTCTGCACATGAAGCGCATCGCCGCGCTGCCGGGCAACGCGCCCATCCATCAGCGAGCCAACATGAAGGGCGCCATCACCCTCACCATCCTCCTCGGGGTGTTCGTGGTGTGCTGGGCGCCCTTTTTCCTCCACCTCATTCTCATGATCACCTGCCCTAGGAACCCCTACTGCACCTGTTTCATGTCCCACTTCAACATGTATCTCATCCTTATCATGTGCAACTCTGTCATTGACCCCATCATCTACGCCTTCCGCAGCCAAGAAATGAGAAAAACCTTCAAAGAGATTTTCTGCTGCTCGCACGCTCTCCTGTGCATGTGA